A portion of the Echeneis naucrates chromosome 5, fEcheNa1.1, whole genome shotgun sequence genome contains these proteins:
- the st3gal8 gene encoding ST3 beta-galactoside alpha-2,3-sialyltransferase 8 — MLLRRKLSFALFIAAILFLMLASQSINKRHFLPVSLTLPTIWATGASRDSVVGLTEAPADLTNDDAEATPPPSMNQPKTKEEPKITSKQRSCGCSKTCISDLGTSSWFTQRYNPKMQPIIRKNGNNFDPNSLKWWLGLQHSGNGQNLEDVLSKLFQVISPPTMDFSPLPTVCRKCAVVGNSGNLRLHEYGSQIDSHSYVMRMNKAVTRGFEKHVGNRTTHHLIYPESAVDIEPGVNLVLLPFKVRDLEWLTSAFSTGEIKMTYMRVKDRLVADTDKVMVLNPTFFKYVHDHWNENHGRYPSTGMLAIIFALHICDEVSVFGYGANEQGHWHHYWENNRDAGAFRKTGVHSGDFEAQVIQQLNKEGKITLYL; from the exons ATGTTGTTGAGGAGGAAGCTGTCCTTTGCCTTGTTCATCGCCgccatcctcttcctcatgctCGCCAGTCAGAGCATCAATAAGAGACACTTCCTGCCTGTGTCCTTGACCCTGCCCACCATCTGGGCCACGGGGGCCAGCAGGGACTCAG TGGTTGGACTCACAGAAGCCCCTGCTGATCTGACAAATGACGACGCTGAGGCGACCCCTCCTCCCAGCATGAACCAGCCAAAAACCAAGGAGGAGCCCAAAATCACCTCAAAGCAAAG ATCTTGTGGTTGCTCCAAGACCTGCATTTCCGACCTGGGCACGTCGAGTTGGTTCACCCAACGCTACAACCCCAAAATGCAGCCCATCATCcgaaaaaatggaaacaacttTGACCCCAACTCACTGAAGTGGTGGCTG GGTCTTCAACATTCTGGAAACGGACAGAATCTGGAGGATGTGTTGTCAAAGCTATTCCAGGTCATTTCCCCTCCCACCATGGACTTCAGCCCCCTCCCCACCGTTTGCCGTAAGTGCGCCGTGGTCGGCAACTCCGGCAACCTGCGGCTGCACGAATATGGCAGCCAGATTGATTCCCACAGCTACGTGATGCG GATGAACAAGGCGGTGACTCGTGGGTTCGAGAAACATGTCGGGAATCGGACCACGCATCACTTAATATACCCGGAGAGCGCCGTAGATATTGAGCCGGGAGTCAACCTCGTCCTGCTGCCGTTCAAAGTGAGGGATCTGGAGTGGCTGACCAGCGCGTTCTCCACCGGGGAGATTAAAAT gacCTACATGAGGGTGAAAGACCGGCTGGTGGCTGACACGGACAAG GTGATGGTGTTGAATCCAACCTTCTTCAAATATGTCCACGATCATTGGAATGAGAATCACGGCCGCTACCCTTCCACTGGAATGCTGGCCATCATCTTTGCTCTGCACATCTGTGACGAG GTGTCCGTGTTCGGCTACGGCGCCAACGAACAGGGACACTGGCATCATTACTGGGAAAACAACCGCGATGCCGGAGCCTTCAGGAAGACCGGCGTCCACAGCGGCGACTTTGAGGCGCAGGTCATCCAACAGCTCAACAAAGAAGGCAAGATCACGCTGTACTTGTGA
- the unm_sa1614 gene encoding arf-GAP with SH3 domain, ANK repeat and PH domain-containing protein 2, translated as MPECVSVSEFVQEVQDDWSSPTTSSFTSKMMSCRNTVYLLEEALDSDRLVLQKMKKAAKAKYTSGQDHVSQLEQYISSMEKLSVNCHSNGETEVGSAFCRLADFSKELVSPMKNLLKSMLHNINFFLDSLVKGDLREVKGDLKKPFDRASRDYESRFKQVEKEKRELARQYGMVRSEVSGGEIAEELEKERRSFQLSMCEYLIKVNEIKTKRGVDLLQNLIKHYHSHNNFLQECVSTTQRLKQYMEELNGVLTTVKQRQEEEKRQLCTLRDQLRPVVHTEQDSLPKQVYSMHQLLGDKQYGIERSGFLYKKSDGLRKMWQKRKCSVHNCYLTIAHATPNKPPTRLNLLTCQVKPSVEDKKCFDLISHNRTYHFLAEDEAECVAWISVLSNSKQEALSMALDGGRRGGGGGENSVEDLTRAITDDIRRMPGNNNCCDCGAPDPGWLSTNLGILTCIECSGIHREMGVHVSRIQSLSLDSLGTSDLLLARNVGNSGFNEILEANLLSPSLKPSQNSHMAERKDFILSKYQDVHFVRRTHSSSVALRLGLQEATKSCDIYSLIQLYAQRMDLSQPLHTHIQEKGETALHLAVLLADRTSLHILDFLAQNWSDTMIFPPQCVLLCTVYCVYLCLPTWVFVCLFFCSSNVDMPTSSGNTALHYSCLHNKSDCVKLLLRARANTHIKNDLGETALDVSRRLKHNHCEALLLQAQSNQFDHHIHVEYEWRLRHDDLYDSDDDFDDRNGPVKKERTSSASSSSFTSSFSFTSRPFSFSQSTSSSVIVPSSSAAAAGGGLLSVGRRLAMAMELHGRPAGPAPSPPPPPPSSPAPPLPPRVKDYGFPTSPRIYGGPDSSFKKCVPASPLSSLAERPDRGFWRADSDGSSSHYLHPVSKAPPNGSPANQRSQSFENDLRGPAPQPLPRRSLPRGTASRRVQALYDCQADHHDELSFLEGQVLVVLGQEDSDWWHGYIEDEPEQRGLFPSSFVQLLSD; from the exons gctcTGGACAGTGACCGGCTGGTGCTGCAGAAGATGAAGAAAGCTGCTAAAGCCAAATACACATCAGGACAAG ATCACGTGTCTCAACTGGAGCAGTACATCAGTTCGATGGAGAAGCTGTCCGTCAACTGTCACTCAAACGGAGAGACGGAGGTCGGCTCGGCCTTCTGCCGCCTCGCAGACTTTTCTAAAGAGCTTGTGTCTCCAATGAAGAACCTG ttaaAGAGCATGCTCCACAACATCAACTTCTTTCTGGACTCTCTGGTTAAAGGAGACCTGCGGGAGGTGAAGGGG GACCTGAAGAAGCCTTTTGACCGAGCCTCGAGAGACTATGAGAGCAGATT TAAACAGgtggaaaaggagaagagggagcTGGCTCGTCAGTACGGGATGGTGAGGAGCGAGGTGAGCGGAGGAGAGATCGCAGAGGAGCTCGAGAAGGAGAGGCGCTCTTTCCAACTGAGCATGTGCGAG tATCTAATTAAGGTCAATGAGATAAAGACGAAGAGAGGAGTCGACCTGCTGCAGAACCTCATCAAACACTACCACAGCCACAACAA TTTCCTGCAGGAGTGTGTATCCACCACTCAGAGGCTGAAGCAGTACATGGAGGAGCTGAACGGGGTCTTGACCACA GTGAAGCAGCgtcaggaagaggagaagaggcagCTCTGTAcgctcagagatcagctgaggCCGGTCGTCcacacagagcag gactCTCTGCCTAAGCAGGTGTACAGCATGCATCAGCTGCTGGGAGACAAACAATATGGCATAGAAAGATCTGGATTCCTCTACAAGAAGAGTGACgg gttgaggaaaatgtggcagaaaaggaaatgttCAGTTCACAACTGTTACCTGACCATCGCACATGCTACT cCCAACAAACCTCCTACCAGACTTAACCTGCTCACCTGTCAGGTTAAACCCAGTGTGGAGGACAAGAAATGCTTTGACCTCATCTCTC ACAATCGGACGTACCACTTCCTGGCAGAAGATGAAGCTGAATGTGTGGC CTGGATCTCGGTGCTCAGTAACAGCAAGCAGGAAGCTCTCAGTATGGCTCTGGATGgcgggaggagaggaggaggaggcggggaGAACAGCGTGGAGGATCTGACCCGGGCCATCACTGATGACATCAGACGCATGCCAGGAAATAACAACTGCTGTGACTGCGGCGCTCCAG atCCTGGATGGCTCTCGACCAACCTGGGTATCCTGACCTGTATCGAGTGCTCGGGGATCCATCGAGAGATGGGAGTCCACGTCTCCAGGATCCAGTCTCTGAGTCTGGACAGTCTAGGGACCTCAGACCTGCTG tTGGCCAGGAATGTTGGAAACTCTGGTTTTAATGAAATACTGGAGGCAAACTTGCTGAGTCCGTCGCTGAAGCCTTCCCAAAACAGCCACAT GGCGGAGCGCAAAGACTTCATCCTGTCAAAGTATCAGGACGTCCACTTTGTCCGGCGGACCCACAGCTCCTCCGTAGCTCTGCGGCTCGGACTGCAGGAGGCGACAAAGAGCTGCGACATCTACAGTCTGATCCAGCTGTACGCTCAGAGGATGGACCTGAGCCAGccgctgcacacacacattcag GAAAAAGGGGAGACCGCTCTCCATCTAGCCGTCCTATTGGCTGACAGGACATCGTTGCACATCCTGGACTTCCTGGCTCAAAACTGGTCTGATACAATGATTTTTCCACCTcagtgtgtgttactgtgtactgtgtactgtgtttacttgtgtttaCCGAcatgggtttttgtttgtttgtttttttgtagctCCAATGTTGACATGCCGACatcatcaggaaacacagctcTGCACTACAGCTGTCTGCACAACAAGAGCGACTGTGTGAAACTACTGCTGAGagccagagccaacacacacatca AGAACGATTTGGGAGAAACAGCTCTGGATGTGAGCCGCAGGTTGAAGCACAACCACTGTGAGGCGCTG ctgCTGCAGGCCCAGTCCAACCAGTTTGACCATCACATCCATGTGGAGTATGAATGGAGGCTTCGTCACGATGACCTCTATGACAGTGATGACGACTTTGATGACAGG AACGGTCCCGTGAAAAAGGAGCGCACGTCCTCCGCCTCTTcgtcctccttcacctcctccttctccttcacttCCCGTCCCTTCAGCTTCAGCCAGTCAACGTCCTCCTCCGTCATCGtgccttcttcttctgcagcagcagcaggagggggTCTGCTCAGTGTGGGGAGGCGGCTCGCCATGGCCATGGAGCTGCACGGCCGACCCGCTGGCCCCGCTCCCagcccccctccacctcccccgTCCTCCCCTGCACCCCCGCTGCCCCCTAGGGTCAAAG attaTGGGTTTCCCACCAGTCCAAGGATCTACGGTGGTCCAGATTCTTCCTTtaagaagtgtgt GCCGGCTTCTCCTCTCAGCTCGCTGGCTGAACGACCAGACAGAG GTTTTTGGAGGGCGGACAGCGACGGTAGCTCCTCCCACTATCTCCACCCAGTGAGTAAAGCTCCGCCCAATGGGTCCCCCGCCAATCAGCGCTCTCAAAGCTTTGAGAATGACCTCAGAGGCCCCGCCCCCCAGCCACTTCCTCGAAGATCATTG CCCCGGGGCACGGCGAGTCGGCGGGTTCAGGCGCTGTATGACTGCCAGGCCGATCACCACGATGAGCTGAGCTTCTTAGAGGGACAGGTGCTGGTGGTTCTGGGACAGGAGGACAGCGACTGGTGG cacgGTTACATCGAAGACGAACCGGAGCAGAGAGGTTTGTTTCCGTCCTCCTTCGTCCAGCTACTCTCAGACTGA